A genomic stretch from Podospora pseudoanserina strain CBS 124.78 chromosome 3, whole genome shotgun sequence includes:
- a CDS encoding hypothetical protein (EggNog:ENOG503NWI7; BUSCO:EOG092629WA; COG:A) encodes MTSSPVAELEAGLQALLSLKAPGVSGSRISNLTALCVNNPQSESVIVQKFYTHLKKTPGTHKLGVLYVVDQVAREWLKKAKALGQFPINSSAQDGTYAAGVHRLTELMPTLMNDSISAAPEDQKDKIKKLLDIWEKGETFPAAMVSSWREKLNAPQPTLQSTTPPGSPPPNLMASLGIGSKPPAPPATQSNPLNILETLANLARQNAPSTQSNHSAGPVPAPAPPAAPVQAPVQAPAPTAAPAPAPLPAALYGILGSQPGNSAMQPAAPPVNMSTLPHAFPPPMAAPQPAHFPPPAAPPVLNGAANPAANPAAVQLLSALLAQGVPVEQIASVMQLMTQNTAATGSPAVPQTGFPQPPQAAYPGYPAPPVSAGPGPAPWEAPRHAADSRDRNGYHSPGRVPRGRSRSRSPGRWDARDSPRSRRNDRGGFDYNRPASPNRGYNDDRGYRQRSPQGRRGSPSDNFSRQQQQQQQGPPQPNGEKWVDHDPTVPPGHFKVLSRTLFVGGVMVSEPELREIFSRFGEVQSAIVHKEKRHAFVKMYYRKDAEKAKAAMSEGGARGNELRTKWGVGFGPRDCSDYGTGISVIPIQKLTEADRKWVLTAPYGGSGGRPIVTGMVVEEPDIEIGAGVSSKAISRRMQTDKGGSHGPKSSRREEDHHHDGGYQGGGGGGGGRGGWGGGKKDRGGRGGGFDGKRGSHGGNGNQQNGDDPIVMELPPGIQMSRNGPVFQGFNGGY; translated from the exons ATGACATCGTCACCGGTAGCAGAGCTCGAGGCTGGGCTGCAAGCCTTGCTCAGCCTCAAGGCTCCAGGCGTATCTGGTTCTCGGATCTCAAATCTTACTGCACTTTGCGTCAACAACCCACAG TCTGAGTCGGTCATCGTCCAAAAATTCTATACACATCTCAAGAAAACGCCCGGAACACACAAGCTGGGCGTCCTCTACGTCGTAGACCAAGTAGCACGGGagtggttgaagaaggccaaggctcTGGGACAGTTTCCCATAAATTCTTCAGCGCAAGATGGCACATATGCTGCGGGCGTGCATAGATTGACTGAACTCATGCCCACTCTGATGAACGACAGCATCTCGGCGGCTCCAGAAGATCAAAAG gacaagatcaagaaaCTGCTCGATATTTGGGAGAAGGGCGAGACGTTTCCCGCTGCCATGGTTAGTTCCTGGCGGGAGAAGCTCAATGCTCCCCAGCCGACAC TCcaatcaacaacacctcccggaagccctccccccaacctgATGGCTTCGCTTGGTATTGGAAGCAAGCCGCCTGCACCGCCAGCAACGCAAAGCAACCCTCTAAACATTCTTGAGACCCTTGCCAACCTGGCTCGCCAAAATGCGCCCAGTACACAGAGTAATCACTCGGCCGGGCCAGTCCCGGCTCCGGCCCCTCCTGCGGCCCCAGTCCAAGCTCCAGTTCAAGCCCCGGCCCCGACTGCGGCTCCGGCCCCTGCCCCGCTGCCTGCAGCCTTGTACGGCATCCTTGGTAGCCAGCCTGGCAATAGCGCCATGCAGCCTGCTGCTCCGCCTGTCAACATGTCCACATTGCCACAtgcctttccaccacccatggcagctcctcagcctgcccatttcccaccacccgcaGCACCTCCAGTGCTGAATGGTGCGGCCAATCCAGCTGCCAATCCGGCGGCCGTCCAGCTATTGAGCGCCTTGCTGGCCCAAGGTGTACCTGTCGAACAAATCGCCAGCGTAATGCAGCTCATGACCCAAAACACTGCGGCTACCGGATCTCCAGCCGTCCCACAAACCGGCTTCCCGCAGCCACCTCAAGCCGCTTACCCTGGCTACCCAGCTCCTCCCGTCAGTGCCGGCCCTGGTCCAGCCCCCTGGGAAGCGCCCAGACATGCAGCCGACTCCCGTGATCGCAACGGCTATCACTCACCAGGGCGTGTTCCCCGCGGTAGatcccgctcccgctcgcCGGGACGCTGGGACGCCAGAGACTCACCCCGATCCCGCCGCAACGACCGCGGAGGATTCGACTACAACCGCCCAGCCTCGCCAAACCGGGGTTACAATGATGATAGGGGATATCGCCAGCGCTCGCCCCAGGGCAGGAGAGGTAGCCCATCAGATAACTTTTcccgccaacaacagcaacaacaacaagggcCGCCACAGCCCAACGGAGAAAAATGGGTCGACCACGACCCTACCGTTCCCCCTGGCCACTTCAAGGTCTTGTCGCGAACCCTTTTCGTTGGCGGGGTCATGGTTTCCGAACCCGAATTACGGGAAATCTTCTCTCGCTTCGGCGAGGTCCAAAGTGCCATTGTTcacaaggagaagagacACGCCTTTGTGAAAATGTATTACAGGAAAGATGCCgaaaaggccaaggcggcCATgtcggaggggggggcgagggggaaCGAGCTCCGGACGAAGTGGGGAGTGGGCTTTGGGCCCCGGGATTGCAGTGATTACGGCACTGGAATTTCTGTTATTCCTATTCAAAAGCTCACGGAAGCGGATAGGAAGTGGGTGTTGACTGCGCCGTACGGCGGTAGTGGCGGGAGGCCAATTGTGacggggatggtggtggaggagccagATATTGAGATTGGTGCGGGGGTGTCGAGTAAGGCGATCTCTAGGAGGATGCAAACTGATAAAGGCGGGAGTCACGGGCCTAAGTCAAGTaggcgggaggaggaccaTCACCATGATGGGGGGT